The Musa acuminata AAA Group cultivar baxijiao chromosome BXJ2-2, Cavendish_Baxijiao_AAA, whole genome shotgun sequence genome has a segment encoding these proteins:
- the LOC103976603 gene encoding uncharacterized protein LOC103976603 — translation MKPSCGSVNGFYAFVAHGVDDLGRCLTSTNFMSVTFLQRCVALLRSVHSQFMSLVQKLHLPPGEKWFDEYMDESARVWDACHVLKLGLASMESYCATGADMISILERHRSNPQLVRQAMRAISVCRRAAAGMQEENRVLTETRIEALSLRTGEKIPSESKLNGFNGFRGVLHAMRNVSSFLLMVLLWGLVHWWPCCSSSQAAADSSSSSSSFEPTYMLSIARLQQRVVGEIEGTGGRRQGVLLYEFRRARAATEELREGPGDGGEMEESLKLWFGLLRSGTDSIAGQLDDFLDEIVEGRKKLVDLCSHSLQQEESYIVLSTSSNQITYLEKNGHLTSGGCSLLAFSEIKIGRKETGTQHDGSFRPAGAGAGADAEEMETMMGIDKPSEPAV, via the exons ATGAAGCCCTCTTGTGGCTCCGTCAACGGTTTCTACGCCTTCGTCGCCCATGGCGTCGATGACCTTGGTCGCTGTCTTACGTCGACCAACTTTATGTCGGTCACCTTCCTGCAGCGCTGCGTCGCGCTGCTTCGGTCCGTCCACTCGCAGTTCATGAGCCTGGTCCAGAAGCTCCATCTGCCTCCCGGTGAAAAGTGGTTCGACGAGTACATGGACGAGAGCGCCCGCGTGTGGGACGCGTGCCATGTCCTCAAGCTCGGCCTCGCCAGCATGGAGAGCTACTGCGCCACCGGAGCCGACATGATCTCCATCCTCGAACGACACCGCAGCAATCCTCAACTCGTTCGACAG GCAATGCGAGCAATCTCCGTGTGTCGAAGAGCAGCGGCGGGCATGCAAGAGGAGAACAGAGTGCTAACGGAGACGAGGATTGAGGCGCTGTCGCTCCGGACCGGCGAGAAGATTCCGTCGGAATCGAAGCTGAACGGGTTCAATGGGTTCAGGGGAGTGTTGCATGCAATGAGGAACGTGAGCTCCTTCCTCTTGATGGTCCTGCTCTGGGGACTGGTGCACTGGTGGCCATGCTGCAGCTCGAGCCAAGCGGCCGcggactcctcctcctcctcctcctccttcgagcCGACATACATGCTGTCGATCGCAAGGCTGCAGCAGAGGGTGGTGGGGGAGATCGAGGGGACGGGAGGCAGGCGGCAGGGGGTTCTGCTGTACGAGTTCCGCCGGGCGAGGGCCGCTACAGAGGAGTTGAGGGAGGGGCCCGGAGACGGGGGAGAGATGGAGGAGAGCCTGAAGCTGTGGTTCGGGCTGCTGAGGTCCGGCACTGACAGCATCGCCGGGCAGCTGGATGACTTCTTGGATGAGATTGTGGAGGGGAGGAAGAAGCTGGTGGACTTGTGCAGTCACAG CTTGCAGCAGGAAGAAAGTTATATCGTCTTGTCAACAAGTTCCAACCAGATCACATACCTGGAGAAGAATGGACATCTCACTTCTGGTGGCTGTTCTTTGTTGGCTTTCTCTGAAATCAAAATAGGGAGGAAAGAAACAGGAACACAGCATGATGGAAGCTTTCGTCCGGCTGGGGCTGGGGCTGGGGCTGATGCTGAGGAGATGGAGACCATGATGGGGATCGACAAGCCTTCTGAACCAGCAGTCTGA